In Cydia splendana chromosome 18, ilCydSple1.2, whole genome shotgun sequence, the genomic window CTGGAATCGTCTAGAAGAAAGTTCGAAGCTGTAACAGGCGAGTTAAAGAAACAACTAGATGTGGCCCAGAAACGGGAATCTGAAGGGATAGCAACGACGCTCGACTTGCGTTTGGAAAATGAGAAATTGCATGTTTTATTGGAATCCAAGCAAAGTTTGGTAGACAAACTTAAGAAGGAGTTGTTGAATGCGAAACGAGCGCTGAAGGTGGCGATTAAAGGTATGTTCTTGTCGATATTTTTACGATGTCAATAATtcaatcttatacctttaaacgagcaattcttgtatatttatttatatctatgtttatatatttcggggatcatggaaacggctctaacgatttcgatgaaatttgctatatgagggttttcgggggcgaaaaatcgatctagctaggtcttatctctgggaaaacgggcatttttgagtttttatgtgttTCCGAGCCAAGCTcgatctcccagatattacACAGTGATATTTATAAAGAAATTGTTTTAATGTGATTCTGATTAACCTTAAATATCATCCAGTAAGTATTCATTTGATGTTCATGTCAGAGGTAGGTGACAATGCTGGCAGTGAAAGCGTTAATGGCCATAGCAATTATGTGGATTGTAGATAAAAGTAAAACCTTAATAAAGTCGCATCTAGTTGATCTTGTTTCTGTAGACATGTGCACTGTGTCCGGGGCGTCACGTGGCTTCGATGGTGGTCTCGAGGACCGGCATTCACCGATCGCCCGGAGCTCGTGTCCCAGAAACTCCAAAGTCAAGGTCAAGGTCAGATTCGCGGACAATAACTCGGACTCTCTGAAGAACAGGCAAACTTAAGTTTTTTTCGTTGTtcgaatataattataaaacttGGTACCTACAGTGAAGTGTGAGGTCACTGATAGGGTCACCATCAGcgaatagggaccgtgcgcgttggagggcctgccacgTTATCGtctgtacggtcagccaagaaagtggtttaccacttttcgactctatcatctgattgatagagtcgaaaagtggtaaaccactttcttggctgactgtacatagaaaACTTACACTTGGCATTGACacataaatcataaattatttatttgcgtgAATAGGATCAGATTACAGACCCACATCCACTTCACATCAACCCTTTaaacgccacgcctatcgttCGCAGCGCGTCATTGTGAAACTTGTACATATCTAGAATGCACTAAGGTTGATAGTAGGATGAAgacgcgcgcgtcagttgacgtcctTGTTGGTGAAAAGGTTTCACCAGATGGTTGATCCTACAGTTCTCGCACGCTCCTTTACGCGTTAACCTTTTCAACGCCGCGCGTATTGTGCGCGctgcgtcatcgtgaaccttgtcaTCTAGAATGCACCAAGGTActgctctcctaagtgctcatcaagacgagtcggatgactaAACAGCGTGTGCATATGTTGTATTAAagccgagctccactaggtactgccagggttcagcatcagctatcttgagTACTGCTCTActaagtgatcatcatgacgagtcggatgtccaacccagtgtgtgtctatgttgcaccaaacctgagttccgctagctacagccagggttcagcatcagctctatcgtactgctctcccaagtgctcatcaagacgtgtcgaatgactaaaacagcgtgtgcctatgttgcaccaaacctgagttccactaggtactcccagggttctgggtcattttgttgaactgcacgccgacgttgcaatggCGTGCAGTCGGAgtgcagtttccatacaagttgcagtcgggttgtagtccgtctgtattaACAAACTTCATtgatttagggccgatacagacggcctatgcttatctttatttataattttggcagttccaagcaatagtaacactaaaactgtttctcgaactgaaaatacccgatttaagtttgctaacacaacatgactgatcagttcatcggcgtcacagaacagaccatacgagtaaattgacctccgcagtgaatatacagcaagattgaatgttccagtattcacagaaacttaatttgtaaattgggaatcaaaccgagcgaagcgagatAGGTCAGAATCCAAAATGTTAACCCTTTTttgtagagatgcaccggatattcggttactatccggtatccggcctatccggccatgtttttaacatccggccggataccggatagtggcctactatcatgccggataccggatagtaacattgcttgatttcggagtaaacaaaattggaataagaaacagtcacggttatAATCGTActggtttattattttaaaacaatttaaacattccactcacactcacttgcacgcgcactcatttcgaacttagaaatgagtccgcgcgaacgttaaCTACggaacaggtcaaaacctgcataATGCGCACCTTAAAACCGAAATGtcggtatagttccgccggccgaacatattcggcggccggataccgaatattcggccgatggtgaggccgaatatccggcatccggtatccggccatccaactatccgttgcatctctacttttttgtattcatcgttgttagcacatagtacattagcacgaattttaattcataatttttctaacagatggtgctagtagtaatacaaagtgttattcatttatttaatttttttaggtttataaaatgatatttttatgtttgataacacatctagacataaatttaaattactatgttaaatttcaaacctataaAAATTTTCAGATGAATTCCGCATTTATATTCTGTATTTCAGTACAGgtactaaataaaacaaatccaCGCAGTCACAAATCATAGGTAATTACTTTTGAATTAGTAACCTGCGACGGTCATAGTAAATTTGATACACTTAAGTGCTTatgtttttttctgaattaGCCAACACATTTAATACTtcgtttttaggattccgtagtaAACTTTATTTTCTCAAAAGAAACTATTGTACATTTCTATTCATGAGATTACATACTAAAACAAAAGTAAATGAGTGAGCATCGCaagttatacaaaaaaaaacaaacaccaaaaacaataactaagggttttaactccccattccatatGTTAATGATATTTATATCAGAatagaaattgtataacaaatcccaccaaatacatttttatgtaaaatgttgccaagacgaaaccataaagGCTCGCACtatcaaaaagttatcagatctcttgtggAGCCAAAAGCTTCTAACTaaacaagccctaacttcacaaactctacaccttagtaaAAATATGTGGCTTAGCCGTTTACCGTGCCCCCAGATCCATTTAAACACAAATTTcaattgaaaaaaattaaaaattcgtACTTGGAACGTAAACACGTATTATTTTCTGCGACcatttagaacaacaatgaccctctttcaaagcatgagaaatgaaacaTAATATTTTTCCTTACAATGTTTATTAACGTACCTATTCATATCTATATCCACCGCTACACGGCCGCGCAGACACCGACAGACAActgtaattatattaaaaaaatgcaCGGCACGTGTCAGGCACGCTCAATgtctgtaaatataaaataaaccgaCCTTTATAGGTGTAAGTACATTATTCTGTGTATACAAATATAGTAGGGCACACAAAGCGTACCTAGACAGTGTCCCGGCCGCGGCCTCGGTAAACTGGGACGACGACTGCAAAACGAGGTTACACATCATCCTAACACACTACCTAAGGACTAGGTATTTATACGCAGACATCAATAGAGTCGTTTCTTAtacgagcgtttcttttattttttggcattttgaagtgaaaacttctttagcggcgctgggcactttatgaggtggggaaaaaatgataacctcgagacagcgtaacgcgtaacgcgatcacgtgacagtaacgtttagatggccactcatttagatggcatttaaatcaataaagaaaaactcaatgacattacatgaaaaaggttctaatcttcttgtacgggttgaaatacgaggatctcacagttacattctaactttatatcactcaaatataattcaataaagctacaatTTGATGAAAaaactggtgaataaaactcaaaatatcatgaccaaatatatttaggtgcgaggtctgcaaggtaactttacaatttctattcgaattttaaacaatgaacgctacaaatttgaatttggaattttaaacaaactcactgaccagcaatttcggaactaaagtttttcaatagaaaggaggatgggtcaattatacatagtgctgctgacattttggactagtcattgagttttcacttctgtcggcactcccggagtgcaacccgttgtttttttatgtattgTGGCCTTTTTTggcacttttgtgttatttctagtcagaatcgcgagcccttttcatccttataggagaaaaaaagtgtcctaaaatttccacaggtaagtacatttttcaaactttcctttttgttaccgccatacaaagtatatgggcgtaacacaataggaaaaaaattcTGGGACATTTTTATCCTATttggatcgaaagagctcgtgattcttaGTAGAAagaacacaaaagtggcaaaaaatcacaatatataaaaatggcaaaaaataaaagaaacgctcatacATAGataatagttttttgttttacaacgtgctaatattgatacccgagaaAGCGATGATTCCAAAAATTAACCGCGAGCGAGAGATCGAGTGGTTCGATAAGTGGAATCTTGCGCGTtgtgagggtttcaaggcacaagGGTTAAACTAATTTTGCTTTACTTTGCAATATAGAACATAATACTAACTCATACTGTGACGCAGATTATATAATAGAGAGCCGTAGTAAGGTATTATATGATTTAAACACTTATAAGCAGTGATCGGACAAATCATCGCAaaccatcaaaaatcatttatatatcAAAATAGGACAAGATTTATTCAACTCATATTATGTACACATAATCtctttataaaatttccagattatac contains:
- the LOC134799249 gene encoding uncharacterized protein LOC134799249: MDNNLEHKLKPTKQESYALNKQGTNNQNGNEDVELRNFDTIDVEVKDSFTTYNVDKLCLSRGITVKKLQNENKKLKNDLEKAGLDLESSRRKFEAVTGELKKQLDVAQKRESEGIATTLDLRLENEKLHVLLESKQSLVDKLKKELLNAKRALKVAIKDMCTVSGASRGFDGGLEDRHSPIARSSCPRNSKVKVKVRFADNNSDSLKNRQT